One stretch of Flavobacterium sp. 9 DNA includes these proteins:
- a CDS encoding TSUP family transporter has protein sequence MDSYIILFLCLAAFAAGFIDAIVGGGGLIQTPMGLILLPNLPVSTVIGTLKLPAFSGTAFAAFQYLKKVVIQWKLLLIMMCLAVPSAFLGSTILTMVSNDFMKPLLLVVLSLLFIYTYAKKNFGQHEAKDHSATTQILYAVVISVIVGFYDGFIGPGTGSFFVVAFIALLGFDFLHASANAKMVNLATNFGSICLFMIKGKIIWSIAIPMAISNGLGGWLGAKLAINKGNGFIRIFFLIVVIGTLIRFAYDVFFK, from the coding sequence ATGGATTCATACATTATACTTTTTCTTTGTTTAGCAGCTTTTGCAGCTGGATTTATTGATGCAATTGTAGGCGGCGGCGGATTGATTCAAACTCCAATGGGATTGATTTTATTACCTAATTTACCGGTTTCGACTGTTATTGGAACGCTGAAATTACCGGCTTTTAGCGGAACCGCTTTTGCAGCTTTTCAATATTTGAAAAAAGTAGTCATTCAATGGAAGTTGCTTTTGATAATGATGTGTTTAGCAGTTCCCTCGGCATTTTTAGGCTCTACTATATTAACAATGGTAAGCAATGATTTTATGAAACCGCTTTTATTGGTCGTTTTATCATTGTTGTTTATTTATACGTATGCAAAGAAAAATTTTGGACAGCATGAAGCCAAAGATCATTCGGCAACTACTCAAATTTTATACGCGGTTGTTATCAGTGTAATTGTGGGTTTCTATGACGGATTTATTGGTCCGGGAACGGGAAGTTTTTTTGTAGTTGCTTTTATCGCACTTTTAGGCTTTGACTTTTTACACGCTTCTGCAAATGCTAAAATGGTAAATCTGGCAACCAATTTTGGCTCGATTTGTTTATTTATGATTAAAGGAAAAATCATTTGGTCAATCGCAATTCCTATGGCAATCAGCAATGGACTTGGCGGATGGCTTGGAGCCAAACTGGCAATTAATAAAGGAAATGGTTTTATTCGGATTTTCTTTCTGATTGTTGTAATTGGTACTTTGATACGATTTGCTTACGACGTATTTTTTAAATAA
- a CDS encoding DUF1697 domain-containing protein, which produces MTTHLALLRGINVSGHNMMKMEALKTMLENIGFKNVRTYLQSGNVFVDTDEESASKVGFMIKQEIFKVFGHEVPTIVITKEDLELCFKNSPFLKEKEVDTKKLYVAFVSIALKSENINDLKISQFKPDEASIDGNRIFIKYAVGAGKTRFDQKYIEKKLNVTATIRNWNTVTNLLNMYSE; this is translated from the coding sequence ATGACAACACATTTAGCACTTTTACGAGGAATCAACGTTTCGGGACACAATATGATGAAAATGGAGGCTTTGAAAACAATGTTGGAAAATATTGGTTTTAAAAATGTGAGAACGTATCTTCAATCCGGAAATGTTTTTGTAGATACGGACGAAGAAAGTGCGTCGAAAGTTGGTTTTATGATCAAACAGGAAATTTTTAAAGTTTTTGGACACGAAGTTCCTACGATTGTAATCACAAAAGAAGATTTGGAATTATGTTTTAAAAACAGTCCGTTTTTGAAAGAAAAAGAAGTTGATACTAAAAAGCTATACGTCGCTTTTGTTTCGATTGCGCTAAAAAGCGAAAACATCAACGATTTAAAAATAAGCCAGTTTAAACCTGATGAAGCCAGTATTGATGGCAACAGAATCTTTATTAAATATGCTGTTGGCGCTGGAAAAACGAGATTTGATCAAAAATATATTGAGAAAAAACTAAACGTTACAGCAACAATTAGAAACTGGAATACGGTGACTAATTTGTTGAATATGTATTCAGAATAA
- a CDS encoding PAS domain-containing protein: protein MDTRTNRPTPSDREVDWNKSKVLLSKTDTKGTILYANEDFIDVSGYDEFELVGQPHNIVRHPDMPKVIFKFLWDSIKSSQNIHVIIKNMSKTGRFYWVVTDFKIIADADGEIVGYFGTRKSVPEDIIVKFIEPLYKKLLHIEEVSGLHASEEYLVGFLEERKKTYMEYVDHLIATKKDDKNKVSKGLFNGLFEKKAPPKK, encoded by the coding sequence ATGGATACCAGAACTAACCGTCCAACTCCATCAGATCGCGAAGTTGATTGGAATAAGAGTAAAGTATTACTCAGTAAAACAGATACAAAAGGGACGATTCTATACGCCAATGAAGATTTTATAGATGTATCCGGATATGATGAATTTGAGCTTGTTGGACAACCTCACAATATTGTACGTCATCCTGATATGCCAAAAGTTATTTTTAAATTCTTGTGGGATAGTATTAAGTCAAGCCAAAATATTCATGTGATTATCAAGAATATGTCCAAAACCGGCAGGTTTTATTGGGTTGTCACCGATTTTAAAATCATAGCTGATGCTGATGGAGAAATCGTTGGATACTTTGGAACCAGAAAATCAGTTCCAGAGGATATTATCGTAAAGTTTATAGAACCTTTGTACAAAAAACTTCTGCATATTGAAGAAGTAAGCGGACTTCACGCTTCTGAAGAATACCTTGTGGGTTTTCTGGAAGAGCGCAAGAAAACTTATATGGAATATGTGGATCACCTTATCGCAACAAAAAAAGATGATAAAAATAAAGTAAGTAAAGGTTTGTTCAATGGTTTATTTGAAAAGAAAGCACCTCCAAAAAAGTAA
- a CDS encoding M1 family metallopeptidase, translating into MKYILLFFTTFIFAQQTQFVDFKSVNSQLKLDVSGKTIAGSVEYQFDVLKPIDTIKIDAKNMEFTKIRINQKEVNFVNTGKELKLIDNFQKGKNTLTFDYWAKPKQALYFIDMENSEVQIWTQGQGRYTSNWFPSFDDVNEKLIFNFGITFNKDYQVISNGTLKEKTTNSDLTQWQYGMEEPMSSYLAMIAIGKYDKKELKAKSKVPLEYYLENKDVSRFESTYRYSKRIFDFLEKEIGVKYPWEIYREIPVRDFLYAGMENTTSTLFATRYVVDSIGFEDRNYTNVDAHELAHHWFGDLITAESSTHHWLQEGFATYYALLAERDIYGEDYFYSKLYDSAQQIKFASRTDSVPVLNAKASSLTFYEKGAWALFVLHEAIGDKAFKKVIKSYLKKYSYQTVNTQNFFDEIKKVSDFDLDKFQKTWLESPAFDTPTANALLSKNKAIQTRLEVDKLKKTPLAEKEVFLKKTLESDVFQGVKQTIVDQLANEKYEAKKDLLLTALKTNNVQVRQDVASTLTKIPEDFRLEYETLLDDKSYQTQEIALFWLWKNFPNHRSEYLDKSKNWTGFNDNNLRTMWLSLALSTQNYSSNPEELISELISFSSTKYEATTRQNALEKLISFKIINDQVLTNLVSATTHHMWQFSKFGRDTIRFLLKNSEMRVSFERILPNLTPDEQFQLDRLLKEKVVEK; encoded by the coding sequence ATGAAATATATTCTTCTATTTTTTACCACTTTCATTTTTGCACAACAAACTCAATTTGTCGATTTCAAATCGGTTAATAGCCAATTGAAATTAGATGTATCAGGCAAAACAATCGCCGGTTCAGTAGAATATCAGTTTGATGTTTTGAAACCAATTGACACGATTAAAATTGATGCCAAAAACATGGAATTTACGAAAATCCGAATCAATCAAAAAGAGGTCAATTTTGTAAATACAGGCAAAGAATTAAAGCTTATTGATAATTTTCAGAAGGGAAAAAATACTTTGACTTTTGATTATTGGGCAAAGCCAAAACAAGCGCTGTATTTTATTGATATGGAAAATTCAGAAGTTCAAATTTGGACACAAGGACAAGGAAGATATACGAGTAATTGGTTTCCGAGTTTTGATGATGTCAACGAAAAACTGATTTTTAATTTCGGAATTACTTTCAATAAAGACTATCAGGTAATCTCAAACGGAACTTTAAAAGAAAAAACGACAAATAGCGATTTAACGCAATGGCAATACGGAATGGAAGAACCAATGAGTTCTTATCTGGCAATGATTGCGATTGGGAAATATGATAAAAAAGAACTGAAAGCAAAGTCAAAAGTTCCGTTGGAATATTATTTAGAAAATAAAGATGTTAGTCGTTTTGAATCAACATATCGTTATTCAAAACGAATTTTTGATTTTCTGGAGAAAGAAATAGGAGTAAAATATCCATGGGAAATTTATAGAGAAATTCCGGTTCGTGATTTTCTGTATGCAGGTATGGAGAATACAACATCAACACTTTTCGCCACACGTTATGTGGTAGATTCAATAGGTTTTGAAGATCGCAATTATACAAATGTAGATGCGCATGAATTGGCACATCATTGGTTTGGGGATTTAATTACCGCTGAAAGTAGTACACATCACTGGCTTCAGGAAGGTTTTGCAACTTATTATGCTTTGCTTGCTGAACGTGATATTTATGGAGAAGACTATTTTTATTCGAAATTATATGATTCTGCACAACAAATAAAATTCGCTTCCAGAACAGATTCTGTTCCGGTTTTGAATGCCAAAGCAAGTTCTCTGACTTTTTACGAAAAGGGAGCTTGGGCATTATTCGTTTTACATGAAGCAATTGGCGATAAAGCATTCAAAAAAGTGATAAAAAGTTACTTGAAAAAGTATTCTTATCAAACCGTAAATACGCAAAATTTCTTTGACGAAATAAAGAAAGTATCTGATTTTGATTTAGACAAATTTCAAAAAACATGGTTAGAATCTCCAGCTTTTGATACTCCAACAGCAAATGCTTTATTGAGTAAAAACAAAGCGATTCAAACACGTTTAGAAGTTGATAAATTAAAGAAAACGCCTTTGGCTGAAAAAGAAGTTTTTCTGAAGAAAACTTTAGAATCAGATGTTTTTCAAGGCGTGAAACAAACAATTGTTGATCAATTAGCAAATGAAAAATACGAAGCTAAAAAAGATCTTTTATTAACAGCTTTAAAAACAAATAATGTGCAAGTCCGTCAAGATGTTGCAAGTACTTTGACTAAAATTCCGGAAGATTTTAGATTAGAATATGAAACCTTGCTTGACGATAAATCATACCAAACTCAGGAAATTGCTTTGTTTTGGTTATGGAAAAACTTTCCGAATCATCGTTCAGAATATCTTGACAAATCAAAAAACTGGACAGGTTTTAACGACAATAATCTTCGTACAATGTGGCTTTCATTAGCTTTATCGACACAAAATTATAGTAGTAATCCAGAAGAGTTAATTAGCGAATTGATTTCTTTTTCTTCAACAAAATATGAAGCTACAACGAGACAAAATGCACTTGAAAAACTCATTTCCTTCAAAATTATTAATGATCAGGTTTTGACTAATTTAGTATCGGCAACAACGCATCATATGTGGCAGTTTTCTAAGTTTGGAAGAGATACAATTCGCTTTTTATTAAAAAATTCAGAGATGCGTGTTTCATTTGAAAGAATTTTGCCTAATTTGACCCCTGATGAACAATTCCAATTGGATCGTTTGTTGAAAGAGAAAGTAGTGGAGAAATAG
- a CDS encoding transposase, producing MTLFKDKYKIDSKRLKNWDYSSEGMYFVTLVTKNRKSIFGLIEEDKMILNENGQIIEMELLKSIKIRKNWFFHNWIVMPNHIHVLIEIMEPRLEGLQIASMQNVDIQNTRTHIVEAHSSASPSSISTKIGSNIAETHCCAPLRGNWDGIENGHKNQLDTEIVEAHSNASPSSISTKIGSNIAETHCCAPLRDNWDGIDNEKMNRKYENENQNSLTTTLSRKPNSISSFVALFKSVKTKQINGIESIWQTNYHDHIVRNYKSFEIIYNYIKTNPRLWEMDSMKL from the coding sequence ATGACATTATTTAAAGATAAATATAAAATTGATTCTAAAAGATTGAAAAATTGGGATTACTCTAGTGAAGGAATGTACTTTGTTACATTAGTGACTAAAAACAGAAAATCTATTTTTGGATTAATCGAAGAAGATAAAATGATTCTGAATGAGAACGGACAAATAATCGAAATGGAGCTTTTAAAATCAATAAAAATTCGTAAAAATTGGTTTTTCCATAATTGGATTGTTATGCCAAATCATATTCATGTATTGATTGAAATAATGGAACCAAGATTAGAAGGTCTACAGATTGCCAGTATGCAGAATGTAGACATTCAGAATACCCGCACGCATATTGTAGAGGCGCACAGCAGTGCGTCTCCGTCCAGTATATCGACAAAGATTGGGTCAAATATTGCCGAGACGCACTGCTGTGCGCCTCTACGTGGTAATTGGGACGGAATTGAAAATGGGCACAAAAATCAATTAGACACAGAAATCGTAGAGGCGCACAGCAATGCGTCTCCGTCCAGTATATCGACAAAGATTGGGTCAAACATTGCCGAGACGCACTGCTGTGCGCCTCTACGTGATAATTGGGACGGAATTGATAACGAGAAGATGAATCGTAAATATGAAAACGAGAACCAAAATTCATTAACTACAACATTATCACGTAAACCAAATTCAATATCTTCATTTGTTGCCTTATTTAAATCGGTAAAAACCAAACAAATTAATGGAATCGAATCTATATGGCAAACCAATTATCACGACCATATTGTTCGTAATTACAAATCATTTGAAATTATTTATAATTATATAAAAACCAACCCAAGATTGTGGGAAATGGATTCTATGAAACTTTAA
- a CDS encoding diphthine--ammonia ligase, producing the protein MPKKALFNWSSGKDSALALYKILQNPDYKIECLLTSVNQQFQRISMHGVRVELLEAQAKSIGLPLKILQIPEMPTMEVYEDVMTKSLTELKKGGITHSVFGDIFLEDLRKYREDQLAKMGFEGVFPIWKIPTHDLIQEFISLGFKTIVVCVNERYLDKSFVGRIIDQSFINDLPENVDVCGENGEFHTFTFDGPIFSEPINFEIGEIVYRKYEKPKTEDSSNTACDTNSTDAFDYGFWYCDLVPKN; encoded by the coding sequence ATACCCAAAAAAGCCTTATTTAACTGGAGCAGCGGAAAAGATTCTGCACTTGCTTTATATAAAATTTTACAGAATCCTGATTATAAAATCGAATGTTTATTGACAAGCGTCAACCAACAATTCCAGCGTATTTCGATGCATGGCGTTCGTGTTGAATTACTTGAAGCGCAAGCAAAAAGTATTGGTTTACCATTGAAAATTCTGCAAATTCCGGAAATGCCAACAATGGAAGTTTATGAAGATGTAATGACCAAATCTTTAACCGAATTAAAAAAAGGTGGTATTACACATTCAGTTTTTGGGGATATTTTCCTGGAAGATTTACGAAAATACCGCGAAGATCAATTGGCAAAAATGGGATTTGAAGGCGTTTTCCCAATCTGGAAAATCCCGACTCACGATTTGATTCAGGAGTTTATTTCCTTAGGATTCAAAACTATTGTAGTTTGTGTAAACGAGCGTTATCTGGACAAAAGCTTTGTTGGACGTATAATCGATCAGAGTTTTATAAATGATCTACCCGAAAATGTAGATGTTTGTGGCGAAAATGGCGAATTTCACACTTTTACTTTTGACGGACCAATTTTTTCAGAACCTATAAATTTTGAAATCGGAGAAATTGTTTATCGAAAATATGAAAAACCAAAAACCGAAGATTCTTCAAATACAGCTTGCGACACCAATTCAACCGATGCTTTTGATTACGGATTTTGGTATTGTGATTTGGTTCCTAAAAACTAA
- the recG gene encoding ATP-dependent DNA helicase RecG, with translation MSYNLLETPIEYLKGVGPTRGQLLRKELGIHKYGDLVNFFPNRYIDRTRYYKINELQNTGSEVQIIGKIINIKTVEFAKNKKRLVATFVDDTGQMDLNWFQGHKWVRESLKLNEVCVIFGKCSLYGSQFSMAHPEIELFSEHEKSLRSAMQPVYPSTETLANRGISNRTINKIMEQLFIETQALFTETFPPYLIAELNLMSKRAALFNIHFPKSTEILAKAQFRLKFEELFFIQLQLITKNLIRKHKIKGHPFSKVGEFFGEFYQNHLPFELTNAQKRVIKEIRSDMGSNAQMNRLLQGDVGSGKTIVAFMSMLLAMDNGFQACLMAPTEILANQHFIGLSELAETLNINIKILTGSTKTSARKIIHEELENGTLNILIGTHALLEDKVKFQNLGLAVIDEQHRFGVEQRSKLWKKNDIPPHVLVMTATPIPRTLAMSLYGDLDISVIDELPPGRKPIQTVHRFDSNRLKVWKFLRDEIALGRQIYIVYPLIQESEKMDYKDLMDGYESISRDFPLPPYSISILHGKMKPADKDAEMKRFSEGKTNIMVATTVIEVGVNVPNASVMIIESAERFGLSQLHQLRGRVGRGAEQSYCILMTSHKLSADSKTRMETMVQTNDGFEIAEVDLKLRGPGDLMGTQQSGVLNLQIADIVRDRDILSLARNYAMKILKEDGPLQKPEHAVLKAVFLELTKKKNIWNYIS, from the coding sequence ATGTCCTATAATCTCCTTGAAACTCCTATCGAATACTTAAAAGGTGTTGGCCCAACTCGTGGTCAATTGCTTCGTAAGGAATTGGGAATTCATAAATATGGGGATTTAGTTAATTTTTTTCCGAATAGATATATCGACAGAACTCGTTATTATAAGATAAACGAACTTCAAAATACAGGTTCAGAAGTTCAGATTATTGGAAAAATCATCAACATAAAAACGGTTGAATTTGCCAAAAACAAAAAACGTCTTGTCGCTACTTTCGTGGATGATACGGGACAAATGGACTTAAACTGGTTTCAGGGACATAAATGGGTTCGTGAAAGTTTAAAGTTGAATGAAGTTTGTGTGATTTTTGGAAAATGTTCTCTTTACGGAAGTCAGTTTAGTATGGCGCATCCGGAAATTGAGTTGTTTAGCGAGCATGAAAAAAGTCTTCGCTCTGCAATGCAACCTGTTTATCCTTCGACTGAAACTCTGGCAAACAGAGGAATTTCAAATAGAACGATTAACAAAATAATGGAGCAATTGTTTATTGAAACTCAAGCTTTATTTACAGAAACATTTCCTCCTTATTTGATCGCGGAATTAAATTTAATGTCAAAAAGAGCGGCTTTATTCAACATACATTTTCCTAAAAGCACCGAGATTTTGGCGAAAGCCCAATTCCGACTAAAATTTGAGGAATTGTTCTTTATTCAGTTGCAATTAATTACCAAAAACCTGATTCGGAAACATAAAATAAAAGGACATCCATTTTCTAAAGTAGGAGAGTTTTTTGGTGAGTTTTATCAGAATCATTTGCCTTTTGAGCTTACAAATGCGCAAAAAAGGGTGATCAAAGAAATCCGTTCAGATATGGGCAGTAATGCTCAAATGAACCGTTTGCTGCAAGGTGATGTTGGTTCCGGGAAAACAATTGTGGCTTTTATGAGCATGCTTCTGGCAATGGATAATGGTTTTCAGGCTTGTTTAATGGCGCCGACAGAAATTCTCGCTAATCAACATTTTATTGGTTTATCAGAATTAGCAGAAACCTTAAATATCAATATCAAAATACTTACGGGTTCAACTAAAACTTCGGCTCGAAAAATCATTCACGAAGAACTTGAAAACGGAACTTTAAATATCTTAATCGGAACGCACGCTTTACTTGAAGACAAAGTAAAATTTCAGAATCTGGGATTGGCTGTAATCGATGAGCAACATCGTTTTGGCGTAGAACAACGTTCTAAATTATGGAAGAAAAACGATATTCCTCCGCACGTTTTGGTTATGACCGCCACTCCTATTCCGCGAACTTTGGCAATGAGTTTGTATGGCGATTTAGATATTTCGGTAATTGATGAATTACCTCCTGGTCGAAAACCTATTCAGACTGTTCATCGTTTTGACAGTAATCGCTTGAAGGTTTGGAAATTTTTAAGAGATGAAATCGCTCTTGGAAGACAGATATATATTGTTTATCCGCTGATTCAGGAATCCGAAAAAATGGATTATAAGGATTTAATGGACGGTTACGAAAGTATTTCCCGTGATTTTCCGTTGCCTCCATATTCGATTTCGATCTTACACGGAAAAATGAAACCCGCAGATAAAGATGCTGAAATGAAACGCTTTTCTGAAGGTAAAACTAATATAATGGTCGCAACAACAGTAATCGAAGTTGGTGTAAATGTTCCAAATGCGAGTGTAATGATTATCGAAAGTGCCGAACGTTTTGGATTGTCTCAGCTTCACCAATTGCGTGGTCGTGTTGGTCGTGGCGCCGAGCAGAGTTATTGTATCTTGATGACTAGCCATAAATTGAGTGCCGACAGTAAAACTCGAATGGAAACAATGGTTCAGACGAATGATGGTTTCGAAATTGCCGAAGTCGACCTTAAACTTCGTGGTCCCGGAGATTTAATGGGAACGCAGCAAAGTGGTGTTTTAAATCTTCAAATTGCAGATATTGTCCGAGATCGTGATATCTTGAGTCTTGCCCGAAATTATGCCATGAAAATTCTTAAAGAAGATGGTCCGTTGCAAAAACCGGAACACGCGGTTTTGAAAGCTGTATTTCTTGAGCTGACTAAAAAGAAAAATATCTGGAATTATATAAGCTAA
- a CDS encoding patatin family protein — translation MRALVISGGGSKGAFAGGVAQYLIEEKNHEYDLFIGTSTGSLLIPHLALGHIKKIHSVYTNVTMGSIFNICPFVVKNKDGVDIVTINHFNVLRQFFKGKRTFGESKGLKRYIQNNFSLSDFNKLKKLNNDVIITVTNFTKNESEYKSIKDCSYEEFCDWSWISSNYVPFMSLVERNNSEYGDGGFSSLVPIREAINRGATEIDVIILETEVNMDKTVIGKNPFSLMIDLFRIALDQVEKHDIAIGKLMATNKNVKLNLYYTPTKLTNNALIFNKEVMKVWWEQGYEYAQNKSEIMSDNR, via the coding sequence ATGAGAGCATTGGTTATTTCTGGTGGAGGAAGTAAAGGCGCATTTGCTGGTGGTGTGGCGCAATATCTAATTGAAGAAAAAAATCACGAATATGATTTGTTCATTGGCACTTCTACCGGAAGTTTGCTGATTCCGCATTTGGCGTTGGGACATATCAAGAAAATCCATTCCGTTTATACCAATGTTACAATGGGAAGTATCTTTAATATTTGTCCATTTGTGGTTAAAAATAAGGATGGAGTCGATATTGTAACTATAAATCACTTCAATGTTTTACGTCAGTTTTTTAAGGGAAAGCGAACTTTTGGAGAGAGTAAAGGATTAAAGAGATATATTCAGAATAACTTCAGTCTTTCGGATTTTAATAAATTAAAGAAACTGAATAATGATGTAATAATCACCGTAACCAATTTTACCAAAAACGAATCAGAATATAAATCTATAAAGGATTGTAGTTATGAAGAGTTTTGTGATTGGTCCTGGATCTCTAGTAATTATGTTCCGTTTATGAGTTTGGTGGAGAGAAATAATTCTGAATATGGCGATGGCGGATTTTCGAGTTTGGTTCCTATTCGTGAAGCTATTAATCGCGGCGCAACAGAAATTGATGTAATTATTCTGGAAACAGAAGTAAATATGGATAAAACCGTTATTGGTAAAAATCCATTTTCGCTAATGATCGATTTGTTTAGAATTGCGTTAGATCAGGTTGAAAAACATGATATTGCTATAGGAAAACTTATGGCAACCAATAAGAATGTGAAACTTAACTTATATTATACGCCAACAAAATTGACTAATAATGCGCTTATTTTTAATAAGGAAGTAATGAAAGTTTGGTGGGAACAAGGATATGAATATGCTCAGAATAAGTCTGAAATTATGAGTGATAACAGGTAA
- a CDS encoding peroxiredoxin yields the protein MKKKILLVLWFSLLLVAISFLFWQNEFKYSLPTPIPRDYHEIAMGSKIDLKCCTADRRPVFIHFFNPDCPCSRFNIPHVSGLIKKYGDRINFKIVVLNKQKSFTIEEIQKKFDANIPVYFDDGMAKSCGVFSTPQAVLLDDSQNLYYRGNYNKTRYCTNADSNYAQQAIEALLKQNHAPSFDALALRAYGCSLPKCTK from the coding sequence ATGAAGAAAAAAATACTTTTAGTCTTATGGTTTTCATTATTACTTGTTGCAATTTCTTTTTTGTTTTGGCAAAACGAATTTAAATATAGTTTACCAACACCAATTCCTCGTGATTATCATGAGATAGCCATGGGAAGTAAAATTGATCTAAAATGCTGCACGGCAGATCGCAGACCGGTTTTTATTCATTTCTTTAATCCGGACTGTCCATGTTCCCGCTTTAATATACCTCATGTAAGCGGATTGATTAAGAAATACGGAGATCGTATTAACTTTAAAATTGTTGTTCTCAACAAGCAGAAGAGCTTTACAATCGAAGAAATCCAGAAAAAATTCGACGCTAATATTCCAGTCTATTTTGATGATGGAATGGCAAAGAGCTGTGGTGTTTTTTCGACTCCGCAAGCAGTTCTTCTTGACGATTCTCAAAATTTATATTACCGCGGAAATTATAATAAAACAAGGTATTGCACCAATGCCGACAGCAATTATGCCCAACAGGCAATTGAGGCTTTGCTGAAACAAAACCATGCCCCTTCATTTGATGCTTTAGCTCTGAGAGCTTATGGATGTTCGTTACCAAAATGCACTAAATAA
- a CDS encoding efflux RND transporter periplasmic adaptor subunit: MKVKNLIYALLIIVLGGFIAYRVVSNKSKNDESKKFGDKDTPTTVTGIVVNTSTFDNNLSLSGSIEANEQIEIRSEVSGIVEGIYFNEGSFVNKGQVLFKVNDIELKAQLRQAVTKEGLAAENERRAKLLLQKEAISQAEFDVAKADHASSQAQSQLIRAQIAKTSVKAPFSGKIGLRSISPGTYITPTILVAKLVNTGKLKITFSIPEKYASQVKSGSTIDFSVSGSDKVYSAKIYAIEPEVAVATRTLQVRAIADNIDGKLFPGTFADVKLPLNIIKDAIVVPSEAIVPIQDGKKVFIANMGKAKEVKVDATTRTDASILILSGLKAGDTLITSGVMSLKDEAPIKVVVKK; the protein is encoded by the coding sequence ATGAAAGTAAAAAACCTAATTTACGCCCTTCTAATTATCGTTCTAGGAGGTTTTATTGCCTACAGAGTGGTATCAAACAAAAGTAAAAACGACGAATCTAAAAAATTTGGTGACAAAGATACTCCAACAACTGTGACGGGGATTGTAGTAAACACTTCTACTTTTGACAATAATCTCTCATTATCAGGATCAATTGAAGCAAATGAACAAATTGAAATCCGCAGTGAAGTTTCAGGAATTGTTGAAGGTATTTACTTTAATGAAGGTAGTTTTGTAAACAAAGGTCAGGTGCTTTTTAAAGTAAATGATATCGAACTAAAAGCACAATTAAGACAAGCTGTAACCAAAGAAGGTTTGGCTGCCGAAAATGAAAGAAGAGCTAAATTACTACTTCAAAAAGAAGCTATAAGTCAGGCAGAATTTGATGTTGCAAAAGCAGATCACGCTTCTTCTCAGGCGCAAAGCCAATTGATAAGAGCTCAAATTGCTAAAACTTCTGTAAAAGCTCCGTTTTCCGGAAAAATTGGTTTACGTTCTATCTCACCGGGAACTTATATTACTCCAACTATTTTAGTAGCAAAATTAGTCAATACAGGAAAATTGAAGATTACATTTTCTATTCCTGAAAAATATGCATCACAAGTAAAATCAGGATCAACAATAGATTTTTCGGTTTCAGGATCTGATAAAGTTTATTCGGCAAAAATTTATGCAATTGAGCCGGAAGTAGCTGTTGCAACACGTACTTTACAAGTTCGCGCTATTGCGGATAATATCGACGGAAAGCTTTTCCCTGGAACATTTGCCGATGTAAAATTACCATTGAACATTATAAAAGATGCGATCGTAGTTCCTTCTGAAGCGATTGTTCCAATACAAGATGGTAAAAAAGTATTTATCGCTAATATGGGCAAAGCCAAAGAAGTTAAGGTTGATGCAACGACAAGAACAGATGCTTCTATTTTGATTTTGTCAGGATTAAAAGCGGGAGACACATTAATTACTAGCGGCGTTATGTCATTAAAAGATGAAGCCCCAATAAAAGTTGTAGTAAAAAAATAA